From a single Bacteroidales bacterium genomic region:
- a CDS encoding DUF6364 family protein, producing MNSKLTLKLDQDTIELAKDYARDKNTSLSKMIENYLRLLVRRNRQDIKISPLVESLSGVIKSKHTDMEKQYIDHLTNKYK from the coding sequence ATGAACTCAAAACTAACATTAAAACTTGACCAAGACACTATCGAACTTGCCAAGGACTATGCAAGAGACAAAAATACAAGTCTTTCAAAAATGATTGAAAATTACCTTAGACTTTTAGTTCGGCGCAATCGACAGGACATCAAAATTTCACCTCTTGTTGAGTCGCTTTCTGGTGTTATAAAGTCAAAACACACTGACATGGAGAAACAGTATATTGATCACCTGACAAATAAATACAAATGA
- a CDS encoding efflux RND transporter periplasmic adaptor subunit, with protein sequence MIKIKTATAIIVIAIIINGCTNKKQTSEPNAIPVKIQLMEPASTGTEHNYVGVIEESFATTLSFETSGNVQHVYIKEGDRVSKGQLIADLNETTAQNAYNVAKATFDKAQDGYTRSEQLYKNRSLSELKWVEVQTAFTEAKSLAEIAKKNLQDCKMYAPISGVISSLDIEQGMNVIPYESVAKLVDISELCVKVSIPENEIADISIGQNVQVIVSALNNASFTGKITEKGIKADILSHCYDIKVKLNNPEKKLLPGMVCKALIQYSDTSESKIQVPVNAVQITNEGQRYVWVAKNKRSQRCFVTIGELTNKNVIIQSGLKQGDTVIVEGYQKVSEGSLLKY encoded by the coding sequence ATGATAAAAATAAAAACAGCAACAGCAATTATTGTAATTGCCATAATAATTAATGGCTGCACAAATAAAAAGCAAACTTCGGAGCCTAATGCAATACCTGTAAAAATACAGTTAATGGAACCGGCATCAACAGGTACCGAGCATAATTATGTCGGAGTTATTGAAGAGTCTTTTGCAACAACGCTAAGTTTTGAGACTTCAGGGAATGTTCAGCATGTTTATATAAAGGAAGGCGACAGGGTAAGCAAAGGGCAATTGATCGCAGATTTAAATGAAACAACCGCGCAAAATGCATACAACGTTGCAAAAGCAACATTTGACAAAGCGCAAGACGGGTATACCCGTTCAGAACAACTTTATAAAAACAGAAGCCTGTCGGAATTAAAGTGGGTTGAAGTTCAGACTGCATTTACTGAAGCAAAATCGTTAGCTGAAATTGCTAAAAAGAATTTGCAGGATTGTAAAATGTATGCTCCTATTTCCGGTGTGATAAGTTCGCTGGATATTGAACAGGGCATGAATGTTATTCCTTATGAGTCGGTAGCCAAGTTGGTTGATATTAGTGAGCTATGCGTTAAGGTAAGTATTCCTGAAAATGAAATTGCTGACATTAGTATTGGGCAAAATGTACAGGTTATCGTATCGGCGTTGAATAATGCTTCTTTCACAGGTAAAATTACCGAGAAGGGAATTAAAGCAGATATCCTCTCGCATTGTTATGATATTAAAGTAAAATTAAATAATCCTGAAAAAAAATTACTTCCGGGAATGGTTTGCAAAGCGCTGATTCAATATTCTGATACATCGGAATCAAAGATACAGGTACCGGTAAATGCTGTGCAAATTACCAATGAAGGTCAGCGCTATGTTTGGGTTGCAAAAAACAAAAGGTCTCAGCGTTGTTTTGTTACTATTGGTGAACTTACCAATAAAAATGTAATAATTCAATCGGGGCTGAAACAAGGTGATACCGTAATTGTTGAAGGATACCAGAAAGTAAGTGAAGGAAGTTTATTAAAATACTGA
- a CDS encoding TolC family protein: protein MKTQIITIIALSIVIPLQAQYSLDSCRKMALINNAKIKNAGLELEAAIQTKKAAYTKYFPTITAMGSAFKSNSSLFDMNANDVDIDVTFENQSINDIIQTLYSNYGAYIPDATINMQMIKDGMLGGVTALQPIYAGGRIAKGNQLAKLGMEAAQYKCNLAEDSVVLQTEVSYWLVVSLKEKLKTIATAEKLLDTLYKDVNGAYQSGVVLQNDLLKIMLKQNELRSKRLKAEDGIALATMSLCQYTGIPYDEKLQLTDSIIFGDTVAAPYQYRAAHNQALANRDEYKLLNLKVQSEQIKKQMLVGETMPQVAIGAGYLYNNLMEKNNTNGIIFSTVTIPVSGWWEASHNIKKQKIQQQIAENNRKDINEKLLLQMQKAWNECEQSYNQIILSEQAMKVASQNLKVATDYYRAGMSTLSEVLESESLLRQCRNEYTEQFIEYKIYLTSYLQMVNNK, encoded by the coding sequence ATGAAAACACAAATAATTACAATCATAGCTCTGTCAATCGTTATTCCGCTGCAAGCGCAATACTCGCTGGATTCATGCAGGAAAATGGCGCTTATCAATAACGCCAAAATAAAAAATGCCGGGCTGGAATTAGAAGCTGCCATACAAACCAAAAAAGCAGCTTATACCAAATACTTTCCAACAATTACCGCCATGGGAAGCGCTTTCAAATCGAACAGTTCGTTGTTTGACATGAATGCAAACGATGTTGACATTGATGTTACTTTTGAAAACCAAAGTATCAATGATATTATTCAAACACTGTATTCCAACTATGGAGCCTATATTCCTGATGCCACTATAAACATGCAAATGATAAAAGATGGAATGCTGGGCGGAGTTACAGCGCTGCAACCTATTTATGCCGGAGGAAGAATCGCAAAAGGAAATCAATTGGCGAAATTAGGAATGGAAGCAGCTCAGTACAAATGTAATCTTGCCGAAGATTCAGTGGTTCTTCAAACAGAAGTAAGTTACTGGCTGGTAGTATCGCTGAAAGAAAAATTAAAAACCATTGCTACTGCCGAAAAGCTGCTGGATACATTATATAAAGATGTTAACGGTGCATATCAATCAGGTGTTGTATTACAGAATGACCTGTTAAAAATAATGTTGAAACAAAATGAACTTCGCTCTAAAAGGCTTAAAGCAGAAGATGGTATTGCTTTAGCAACAATGTCTTTGTGCCAGTATACCGGAATCCCGTATGATGAAAAGCTTCAACTTACCGATTCAATTATTTTCGGTGATACAGTAGCTGCGCCATATCAGTACAGGGCAGCCCATAACCAGGCGCTTGCCAACCGTGATGAATATAAATTATTGAATTTAAAAGTGCAGTCAGAACAGATCAAAAAGCAGATGCTGGTAGGTGAAACCATGCCGCAAGTGGCTATTGGCGCAGGGTATCTATACAATAACCTGATGGAAAAGAATAATACGAACGGAATAATTTTTTCAACGGTTACCATTCCTGTTTCCGGGTGGTGGGAAGCAAGCCACAATATAAAAAAACAGAAGATACAACAACAAATTGCTGAGAACAACAGGAAAGATATCAATGAAAAACTTTTACTGCAAATGCAGAAAGCATGGAATGAATGTGAACAATCATACAATCAAATTATTCTTTCGGAACAAGCCATGAAGGTAGCTTCTCAAAACCTGAAAGTGGCAACGGATTACTATCGTGCAGGTATGTCAACCCTTTCCGAAGTCCTGGAATCCGAATCACTATTACGGCAGTGCAGGAATGAATATACTGAACAATTCATTGAATATAAAATTTATTTAACTTCGTATTTGCAGATGGTCAATAATAAATAA
- a CDS encoding sigma-70 family RNA polymerase sigma factor — translation MRQLKITKQVTNRETASLDKYLQEIGKVDLITAEEEVALAQKIRAGDQFALEKLTKANLRFVVSVSKQYQNQGLSLPDLINEGNLGLIKAAQRFDETRGFKFISYAVWWIRQSILQALAEQSRIVRLPLNKIGAINKINKAFSQLEQTYEREPNPDEIADLLEISEGEVKESLRNSGRHVSMDAPIVQGEETNMYDVLRNDDGPTPETGLLYDSLRKEIDRAISTLTPREADVIRFYFGLNGEHALTLEEIGEKFDLTRERVRQIKEKAIRRLKHTSRSKILKTYLG, via the coding sequence ATGAGACAACTTAAAATTACAAAGCAGGTAACGAACAGGGAGACTGCCTCTCTTGATAAATATCTTCAGGAGATAGGAAAAGTCGATCTGATTACTGCCGAGGAAGAAGTTGCTTTGGCTCAGAAAATACGCGCCGGTGACCAGTTTGCACTTGAAAAGCTTACCAAAGCTAATTTGCGATTTGTTGTCTCTGTTTCCAAACAGTATCAGAACCAGGGTCTGAGTCTTCCTGACCTTATTAATGAAGGGAACCTGGGACTGATTAAAGCGGCACAACGTTTTGATGAAACCAGGGGATTTAAATTTATCTCTTATGCGGTATGGTGGATTCGTCAGTCGATATTACAGGCGCTGGCAGAACAAAGCCGTATCGTTAGGCTTCCGCTAAATAAAATTGGCGCTATCAATAAAATCAATAAAGCATTCTCGCAACTTGAACAAACATACGAACGCGAACCCAATCCTGATGAAATAGCCGATTTGCTTGAGATTTCAGAAGGTGAAGTAAAAGAATCGCTGCGTAATTCAGGTCGCCATGTTTCAATGGATGCACCAATCGTTCAGGGTGAAGAAACCAATATGTATGATGTGCTGAGGAATGATGATGGTCCTACTCCTGAAACGGGTTTGCTTTACGATTCGCTTCGCAAAGAAATCGACAGGGCTATATCAACGCTTACTCCCCGCGAAGCTGATGTGATACGTTTTTATTTCGGCTTGAATGGCGAACATGCTTTAACACTGGAAGAAATAGGAGAGAAGTTTGACCTTACCCGTGAGCGTGTCCGCCAGATAAAAGAAAAAGCAATCCGCAGATTGAAACATACATCGAGAAGTAAAATTTTAAAAACTTATTTGGGATAA
- the rpsO gene encoding 30S ribosomal protein S15 — protein MYLTTEKKREFFKEFGKSEFDSGSAEGQVALFTHRITHLTEHLKENKKDLGTERALVGLVAKRRRILDYLKNTEIDRYRAIIKKLNIRK, from the coding sequence ATGTATTTGACAACTGAAAAGAAAAGAGAATTTTTTAAAGAATTTGGTAAATCTGAGTTTGATTCAGGTTCTGCAGAAGGACAAGTAGCTTTATTTACACACAGGATAACTCACCTTACTGAGCATCTGAAAGAAAACAAAAAAGATCTTGGAACAGAGCGTGCTCTTGTAGGTCTTGTTGCTAAAAGAAGAAGAATACTCGACTATCTGAAAAACACCGAAATAGATCGGTACAGGGCTATTATTAAAAAACTTAATATCAGGAAGTAA
- a CDS encoding efflux RND transporter permease subunit: MKKINKGIIDSMMKHYKIVWLIVALFVGFGIYGLIEMNKQEFPDFTIRQGVVAAVYPGATPEEVEKQLTKPLENFLFTYQEVDKKNTYSYSRDGIVYIFVELSKSVHNKDEVWSKIKHGLKDFKIQLPSGVLAIVVNDDFGNTSSLLITMESKDKSYRELETYMDKLCDKLRTVKAVGNIKVFGKRNEEISVYIEQEKLATYGISSKTLMLNLYTQGFLSMGGTIDNCDMNVPIHINTPFTSEKEIAEQIIYTDPDGNVIRLKDIARIEREYEKPVSYINKDGEEALVLSVEMQSGNNIVKFGKNVETVLQDFQKTLPQSVTLYRITDLPKVVSSSVSSFMRDLIFAILVVIAVMLMLFPVRSALVAASGIPITIAITWAFMYACGMELNTVTLAALIVVLGMIVDNSIVVIDGYIDNLEHGLSRWHSAVKSAKDYFQPLLIATLAMSAAFFPFLFTLTGPLNDFVKHFPYTFGFALMVSLVVAMLMTPFLEYRFIKRAKPVAKQSMVIRAQNKFFSILQGSYEWLLKKCFRHPVVTISVGLLVILISVIMFMFTPVQMMPVAERDCFAVEIHLPAGSSLDQTAVVCDSMQHILLKDSRVEAVTAFIGTSSPRFMITYAPNLPDKNYAQFIVNTNSNEDTEELLQDYSEKYSNYFPNAILRFKQIDYQAVKNPIEVRFTGDSIQKLREEADKLVAYLHTMDNELSWIHTDFDGYQPCTKIDLDQLEASRLGITKSMLAVDLASSFSGIPLTTLWEDDYAVPVKLKRERKGNETDFQSLKEEMIPTLIPGVWVPLRQVATISPDWQPSQIVTRNGVHCLTVSCDLKYGGSQPKSMAKISKYINQKLKPQLPSDVEISYGGLVGVNKDLIPEIITGLGIAILIIFFFLLFAFKKISIAILGIASTVLSLLGAIIGIWIFDIDFGITSVLGIVSLIGIIVRNAIIMFEYAEKLRTEKKYDAKHAAFEAGKRRMRPIFLTSAAAAVGVIPMILGKSTLWLPMGVVICFGMVFSLVLVVTILPVVYWQVYKKV; this comes from the coding sequence ATGAAAAAAATTAATAAAGGCATAATAGATTCAATGATGAAACACTACAAGATTGTGTGGTTGATTGTAGCGTTATTTGTTGGCTTCGGAATATATGGGTTGATTGAAATGAACAAACAGGAATTCCCTGATTTTACCATACGGCAGGGTGTTGTGGCAGCTGTTTACCCGGGAGCAACACCCGAAGAAGTGGAAAAACAATTAACCAAACCATTAGAGAATTTTTTATTCACATACCAGGAAGTTGACAAAAAAAATACCTACTCATATTCAAGGGATGGGATTGTATACATATTTGTTGAGCTAAGTAAAAGTGTACATAATAAAGATGAAGTATGGTCAAAAATAAAACACGGGTTAAAGGATTTTAAAATCCAGTTACCTTCCGGCGTACTGGCTATAGTTGTGAATGATGATTTCGGAAACACATCATCACTATTAATAACTATGGAGTCGAAAGACAAAAGCTACCGGGAACTGGAAACTTATATGGATAAGCTGTGCGATAAATTGAGAACAGTAAAAGCTGTAGGAAATATAAAAGTTTTTGGTAAAAGGAACGAAGAGATTTCTGTTTATATAGAGCAGGAGAAATTAGCAACCTATGGCATCAGCTCAAAAACATTGATGCTGAATTTATACACACAGGGTTTTTTAAGCATGGGCGGAACTATCGATAACTGCGATATGAATGTTCCTATTCATATTAATACCCCGTTTACTTCTGAAAAAGAAATTGCCGAACAGATCATTTATACCGACCCTGATGGAAATGTGATCAGGTTGAAAGATATTGCCCGTATTGAAAGAGAATACGAAAAGCCGGTCAGTTATATCAATAAAGATGGAGAAGAAGCATTAGTATTATCTGTTGAAATGCAGTCGGGGAATAATATTGTGAAGTTTGGAAAGAATGTGGAAACGGTATTGCAGGATTTTCAAAAAACACTTCCGCAAAGTGTAACATTATATCGTATTACCGACTTGCCTAAAGTAGTAAGCAGTTCAGTAAGTTCATTCATGCGCGATCTAATATTTGCCATACTGGTTGTAATTGCTGTCATGCTAATGTTGTTTCCTGTACGTTCCGCATTGGTAGCAGCATCAGGCATTCCGATAACTATTGCAATCACATGGGCATTTATGTATGCTTGTGGAATGGAGCTGAACACAGTAACGCTGGCAGCGCTTATTGTTGTGCTGGGTATGATCGTTGACAACTCCATTGTGGTTATTGATGGATACATTGACAACCTTGAACATGGATTATCGCGTTGGCATTCGGCTGTAAAAAGTGCAAAGGATTATTTTCAACCTTTGTTGATTGCAACACTTGCAATGAGTGCAGCCTTCTTTCCGTTCCTGTTCACACTTACAGGTCCGCTTAATGATTTTGTAAAACATTTTCCTTACACTTTTGGTTTTGCACTTATGGTATCATTGGTTGTTGCCATGCTGATGACACCGTTTCTTGAATATCGTTTTATTAAACGTGCTAAGCCTGTCGCAAAACAGTCGATGGTCATCAGGGCGCAAAACAAATTTTTTTCCATACTGCAGGGAAGTTATGAATGGCTATTGAAGAAATGTTTCAGGCATCCTGTTGTTACTATTTCTGTAGGGCTATTAGTCATTTTGATTTCTGTCATCATGTTTATGTTTACGCCTGTGCAGATGATGCCTGTTGCTGAACGGGATTGTTTTGCTGTGGAAATACATCTGCCTGCAGGAAGTTCATTGGATCAAACAGCTGTGGTGTGCGACAGTATGCAGCATATCTTATTAAAAGATTCCCGTGTTGAAGCAGTAACTGCATTTATAGGAACCAGTTCCCCACGTTTCATGATAACCTACGCACCTAATCTACCCGATAAAAATTACGCGCAGTTTATTGTCAATACCAATTCTAATGAAGACACAGAAGAATTACTTCAGGACTATTCCGAAAAATATTCAAATTATTTTCCAAATGCGATCCTTCGTTTTAAACAGATCGATTACCAGGCAGTGAAGAATCCTATTGAAGTTCGCTTTACCGGCGATAGTATTCAGAAACTACGTGAAGAAGCGGATAAACTCGTGGCTTATTTACATACGATGGATAACGAGTTATCGTGGATACACACCGATTTCGACGGTTATCAGCCTTGTACAAAAATTGACCTTGATCAGTTAGAAGCAAGCCGTTTGGGAATTACAAAATCTATGTTAGCAGTTGACCTGGCTTCTAGTTTCAGTGGAATACCACTAACTACGCTATGGGAAGATGATTATGCTGTTCCGGTTAAACTCAAAAGAGAGCGAAAAGGTAATGAAACCGATTTTCAATCACTGAAAGAAGAAATGATCCCAACCCTGATACCCGGTGTTTGGGTGCCATTAAGACAAGTAGCAACTATTTCTCCCGATTGGCAACCTTCGCAAATTGTAACACGAAACGGTGTGCATTGCCTTACGGTATCATGCGATTTGAAATACGGGGGAAGTCAACCTAAAAGCATGGCAAAAATTTCAAAATATATAAATCAAAAACTTAAACCTCAACTTCCCTCTGATGTTGAAATTTCGTATGGCGGACTAGTTGGAGTTAACAAGGATCTTATACCGGAAATTATTACAGGGCTTGGTATAGCTATATTGATAATCTTCTTTTTCCTGCTTTTTGCATTTAAAAAAATCAGCATTGCTATATTGGGAATTGCTTCAACAGTGCTTAGTTTGCTGGGTGCTATTATTGGAATATGGATATTTGATATTGATTTTGGTATTACTTCAGTTTTGGGAATTGTAAGTTTGATAGGCATTATAGTAAGAAATGCTATTATCATGTTTGAGTATGCAGAAAAGTTAAGGACAGAAAAAAAATATGATGCAAAACATGCTGCATTTGAAGCAGGGAAACGTCGAATGCGTCCTATCTTTCTTACTTCCGCAGCTGCTGCAGTAGGTGTAATTCCCATGATCCTTGGTAAAAGTACCCTTTGGTTGCCCATGGGAGTAGTGATATGTTTTGGGATGGTCTTTTCACTTGTCCTGGTAGTAACCATTTTGCCGGTAGTATATTGGCAGGTTTATAAAAAAGTATAA
- the rpe gene encoding ribulose-phosphate 3-epimerase: MKHLISPSILSADFVNLEKGILMLNKSKADWIHIDVMDGVFVPNITIGFPVIKRIKQVAEKPLDVHLMITQPERYIEKFYEAGADILSVHYEGSVHLHRTIHAIKQMNMKAGVVINPHTPVDVLSEIINDVDLVCIMSVNPGFGGQKFIENTYSKVVSLKALINASKSKALIEIDGGVDNTNAAMLIKSGADVLVAGNYVFSSKDPLKTIAGLKNF; encoded by the coding sequence ATGAAACACCTCATTTCACCTTCAATATTATCGGCTGATTTTGTAAATCTCGAAAAAGGAATATTAATGCTGAATAAAAGCAAAGCCGACTGGATTCATATTGATGTGATGGATGGCGTTTTTGTTCCCAATATCACTATTGGATTTCCTGTAATCAAAAGAATAAAACAGGTCGCAGAAAAACCTCTTGATGTACATCTGATGATTACCCAGCCTGAACGTTATATCGAGAAATTTTATGAAGCCGGAGCAGATATATTAAGTGTACATTATGAAGGCAGCGTTCATTTGCACCGAACGATACATGCAATAAAACAAATGAATATGAAAGCCGGGGTGGTTATCAATCCTCATACTCCGGTGGATGTACTTTCCGAAATCATTAATGATGTGGATTTGGTTTGCATAATGTCGGTAAATCCCGGTTTTGGCGGACAAAAATTTATTGAAAATACCTATTCTAAAGTTGTAAGTCTTAAAGCGCTTATTAATGCATCGAAATCGAAAGCGCTGATTGAAATTGATGGAGGTGTAGATAATACAAATGCTGCCATGCTTATAAAATCTGGCGCTGATGTTCTTGTTGCAGGGAATTATGTTTTCTCATCTAAAGATCCTTTGAAGACCATTGCTGGGTTGAAAAATTTTTAA
- a CDS encoding Crp/Fnr family transcriptional regulator, whose product MNLLSYIKNIAKLSPESEESIISVFKKESLPKGHYLFKQNDICRHIFFIEKGLARTYYHTENGREVTAWFFPENSFITAIDSYYYNNPAKDFCELLEDSIVYSIKFSEMEMMLDKESQMAKFAFHVVYDMTKQMSEFIINLKFQTAEDRYSAFLTNYTSILQRVSLGHIASYLGITQETLSRIRAGK is encoded by the coding sequence ATGAATCTTCTTTCCTATATTAAAAATATTGCTAAATTATCTCCTGAATCAGAAGAAAGCATAATATCCGTATTTAAAAAAGAGTCACTTCCTAAAGGACATTACTTATTTAAACAAAACGACATTTGCCGCCACATTTTCTTTATTGAAAAGGGGCTTGCCCGAACTTATTATCATACCGAAAATGGTCGTGAAGTAACAGCCTGGTTTTTCCCAGAGAATTCTTTTATTACCGCAATTGACAGCTATTATTATAATAACCCGGCTAAAGATTTTTGTGAACTGCTGGAAGATTCAATTGTATATTCAATAAAATTTTCTGAAATGGAAATGATGCTGGATAAAGAATCACAGATGGCAAAATTTGCTTTCCACGTGGTTTACGATATGACAAAGCAAATGTCGGAGTTTATCATAAATTTAAAATTTCAAACAGCAGAAGATCGTTATAGCGCTTTCCTTACAAATTACACTTCTATCCTTCAGCGTGTATCCTTGGGGCATATAGCCTCATACCTTGGAATCACTCAAGAAACATTAAGCAGAATAAGGGCAGGGAAATAA
- the pnp gene encoding polyribonucleotide nucleotidyltransferase, protein MTQLGIQKTFDLGDGRQITIETGKLAKQADGSAVVKMGDTMLLATIVTKKEAAENVDFLPLSVDYQEKYAAAGRFPGGFFKREARPSEYEILIARLVDRALRPLFPDDYHAETQVQISLISADKNIMPDALACLAASSAIAVSDIPFHGPISEVRVVRIDGKFSVNPTFVDASYADLDIMVAASMDNIVMVEGEMKEISESDMVEALKFAHDAIKIQCKAQLELAAMVAKANPKREYCHEVNDADLKKAVYDATYKKAYECAKSGNKNKHERGDAFEAIKAEFIESIPEEQRAEKKPLIDRYYHEVEKKAMRNMILDDRIRLDGRKLDEIRPIWTEVDYLPAAHGSAIFTRGETQSLTTVTLGTKLDEQVIDGAVIEGKSNFILHYNFPSFSTGEVKMNRGTSRREIGHGNLALRALKPMIPGSDENPYTIRVVSDILESNGSSSMATVCAGTMALMDAGVKIKKPVSGIAMGLITDTETKKYAVLSDILGDEDHLGDMDFKVCGTRDGITACQMDIKVDGLSYEILMQALQQAKAGRMHILGEIEKTIIEPRTDYKPHVPRIEKMSIPKEFIGAVIGPGGKIIQEMQKETNSTIIIEEVGEYGIIDIFAADKESIEAAKDRIKKIVAVPEIGEVYKGKVKSIMPFGAFVEVLPGKDGLLHVSEIDWARVEKVEDVLKEGDIIEVKLIDIDKKTGKMKLSRKVLLPRPPKTNKE, encoded by the coding sequence ATGACTCAATTAGGAATTCAAAAGACCTTTGATTTAGGCGATGGCCGACAAATAACAATTGAAACCGGTAAACTGGCTAAGCAAGCCGATGGTTCTGCTGTTGTGAAAATGGGCGATACCATGTTGCTGGCAACTATCGTTACTAAAAAAGAAGCCGCAGAAAATGTTGATTTTTTACCTTTATCCGTTGATTACCAGGAAAAATATGCTGCCGCAGGACGTTTTCCCGGTGGTTTCTTTAAAAGAGAAGCTCGCCCTTCGGAATATGAAATATTAATAGCTCGCCTTGTTGACCGTGCACTCAGACCATTATTCCCCGACGATTATCATGCAGAAACACAAGTTCAGATTTCACTCATATCGGCTGATAAAAATATTATGCCCGATGCACTTGCCTGTTTGGCTGCTTCATCGGCTATTGCAGTTTCCGACATTCCATTTCATGGTCCTATCAGCGAAGTAAGAGTAGTTCGTATTGATGGAAAATTTTCAGTTAACCCTACTTTTGTTGATGCTTCTTATGCCGACCTTGATATTATGGTGGCAGCATCAATGGATAATATCGTGATGGTTGAAGGTGAAATGAAAGAGATTTCGGAATCCGATATGGTAGAAGCTTTGAAGTTTGCCCATGATGCTATAAAAATTCAGTGTAAGGCGCAGCTGGAACTCGCTGCAATGGTTGCAAAAGCTAACCCCAAACGTGAATATTGCCATGAAGTGAACGATGCTGATCTGAAGAAAGCGGTTTATGATGCTACTTATAAAAAAGCATACGAATGTGCAAAGTCAGGAAATAAAAATAAACACGAACGTGGAGATGCTTTTGAAGCTATAAAAGCTGAATTCATTGAAAGCATTCCCGAGGAACAGCGTGCCGAAAAAAAACCACTTATCGACCGCTATTATCATGAAGTAGAAAAGAAAGCCATGCGCAACATGATCCTTGATGACCGCATTCGTCTTGATGGCCGTAAGCTTGATGAAATACGCCCGATATGGACAGAGGTAGATTATCTTCCTGCTGCTCACGGTTCAGCAATTTTTACCCGTGGCGAAACCCAGTCGCTTACCACGGTAACATTAGGAACCAAACTCGACGAACAGGTTATTGACGGCGCTGTTATTGAAGGCAAAAGCAATTTTATATTGCATTATAATTTCCCTTCATTTTCAACAGGTGAAGTAAAAATGAACCGTGGTACAAGTCGCCGCGAAATTGGTCATGGTAATCTTGCACTGCGTGCTTTAAAACCAATGATCCCCGGATCTGATGAAAATCCTTATACGATAAGAGTTGTTTCCGATATTTTGGAATCGAACGGTTCATCATCAATGGCTACAGTATGTGCCGGAACAATGGCATTAATGGATGCAGGCGTGAAAATAAAAAAACCTGTTTCTGGAATCGCAATGGGGCTTATCACTGATACAGAAACAAAAAAATATGCAGTACTTTCCGATATCCTTGGTGATGAAGATCATTTAGGCGATATGGATTTTAAAGTTTGCGGAACCCGCGATGGTATCACTGCATGCCAGATGGATATTAAAGTTGACGGCCTTTCGTATGAAATTTTAATGCAGGCATTACAGCAGGCAAAAGCCGGAAGAATGCATATACTTGGTGAAATTGAAAAAACAATCATTGAACCAAGGACCGACTATAAACCTCATGTTCCAAGGATAGAGAAAATGAGTATTCCTAAAGAATTTATCGGCGCTGTTATAGGACCCGGTGGAAAAATCATCCAGGAAATGCAGAAAGAAACCAATTCCACCATTATTATTGAAGAAGTGGGAGAGTATGGTATCATTGATATTTTTGCAGCCGACAAAGAATCTATAGAAGCTGCAAAAGATAGAATTAAAAAGATTGTTGCTGTTCCTGAAATAGGTGAAGTATATAAAGGAAAAGTGAAAAGCATTATGCCTTTTGGAGCTTTTGTTGAAGTTTTACCGGGCAAAGACGGATTATTACATGTTTCGGAAATCGACTGGGCACGTGTTGAAAAAGTTGAAGATGTGTTGAAAGAAGGCGATATAATTGAAGTTAAGCTTATCGATATTGATAAGAAAACAGGAAAGATGAAACTTTCACGCAAAGTACTTTTACCACGTCCGCCAAAGACAAATAAAGAATAA
- a CDS encoding PIN domain-containing protein, which yields MKKIFIDTDIILDLLANRKSFYLPAAQVLSLADNGKLHIHVSSLTFATLFYLLSKDNGQEKAKKILFKFKSIVTVLPVDNKTIELALSSDFKDFEDGIQYFCAIENKCSAILTRNISDYKHSQIPVMTAESFLKVL from the coding sequence ATGAAAAAGATTTTCATAGACACTGACATCATTCTTGATCTATTGGCTAATAGAAAATCGTTTTATCTCCCTGCTGCCCAGGTTTTATCTCTCGCAGACAATGGCAAGTTACACATACATGTATCTTCTTTGACTTTTGCGACTTTATTTTACTTGCTTTCAAAAGATAATGGACAGGAAAAAGCAAAAAAGATTCTTTTTAAATTCAAATCTATCGTCACTGTTTTACCAGTTGACAATAAAACTATTGAATTAGCTCTTAGCTCCGATTTTAAAGACTTTGAGGACGGTATTCAATATTTTTGTGCTATCGAAAATAAATGTTCTGCGATTCTGACAAGGAACATCTCAGACTATAAGCACTCACAGATACCTGTTATGACCGCTGAAAGTTTTTTGAAAGTATTATAA